The Carassius auratus strain Wakin unplaced genomic scaffold, ASM336829v1 scaf_tig00037431, whole genome shotgun sequence genome includes the window ttttaatcatacactagatttaattatatcgcatggaatcgatcttactgctatagatattgtacctcaaagtgatgatattacaggcCATTTCCTTGCATTGTGCaggctgcgtataactgatattaactatatgtctcaacGATactgtctgggcagaactattgttccagccaccaaagaaagatttgcaaataacctgcctgatctatctcaactgctatttgtacccaaaaatacacatgaattagacgaaattactgacaacatgggcactattttatctaatacattagaagctgttgcccccatcaaattgaaaaaggttagagataaacgtactgtaccatggtataacagtaatactcactctctcaagaaagtaactcgtagtcttgaaagcaaatggagaaaaactaacttagaagtttttataattgcatggaaaaacagtatgtacagctatagacaggctctaaaaactgctagggcagagcatatacacaaactcattgaaaataaccaaaacaatccaaggtttttatttagcacagtggctaagttaacaaattaccagacgccacctgattcaaatattccaccaacgttaaatagtaataactttatgaatttcttcactgataaaatagataacattagaaatacaacagcgaatgtagattctacagcatctaacacttcagtttcatccaagGCACCCAAAGATAacctgcagtgctttacaaatataggacaggaagagctaaataaacttatcactgtatctaaagcaacaaaatgtttattagatcctgtacccattaaattactgaaagagctgttacctgtagccgaagaaccgcttctcaatatcattaactcgtcgttatctttaggtcacgtcccaaaaccattcaagctggcggttatcaagcctcttattaagaaaccaaaactagatcctagtgtattggcaaattataggcctatttcaaatcttccatttatatctaaaattttagaaaaagttgtgtctgctcaattgagcaccttcctgcatggaaatgatctgtatgaagaatttcagtcaggttttaggccccaccatagcacaaaaactgcacttgttaaaattacaaatgacctgctccttgcgtcagatcaaggctgcatctcatttctagtcttacttgatcttagtgctgcgttcgatcatgacatactcataggtcgattacaaaactatacaggtattcaagggcaggctctaagatggtttagatcctacctgtccgatcgctatcattttgtttacttaaatggggtgtcatctcatttatcatcagtaaaatatggagtgccacaaggatccgtcctaggtccccttctattttcaatatacatgttgccccttggtaatattattagaaaatacggaattagcttccactgttatgctgatgatactcagctatatatctcaacgagaccagatgaaacttcccaattatctaagctaacagagtgtgttaaaaattttaaagattggatgacaaataattttctccaattaaattcggataagacagagatattaattattggaccaaaaaacactacacagaatcttgtagattacaatctgcaactagacggatgtactgttacttcctctacagtcagaaatctgggtgttatattagacagcaatttgtcttttgaaaatcatatttccaatgtttcaaaaactgcattcttccatcttagaaacattgtcaagctatgaaacatgttatctgtttctgatgcagaaaagctagttcatgcattcatgacctctagactggactattgtaatgcacttctaggtggttgtcctgcttcgtcaataaacaagctacaggtagtccaaaatgcagcagctagagtccttacgaggtgaagaaaatatgatcatattaccccaattttacagtctctgcactggctacctattaagttccgtattagttacaaattatcattacttacctataaggccataaatggtttagctcctgggtacctaactagccttctaccacgctgcaacccatcacgcaccctaaggtcacaaaaagctggacttttggtagttcctaggatagcaaagtccactaaaggaggtagagctttctcacatttggctcccaaactctggaatagccttctcctgataatgttcggggttcagacactctctctctgtttaaatctagattaaaaacacatctctttcgccaagcatacgaataatgtatattttaaattgtgagtgtagttgcatctgatcaaatgtgcatttttattcattagcttgggttaaactaattttacttttttggatcagcagctatgctaatgatgtctctattttgtttctatgttttgccacgggcccgtggtaactaggatttacacaagctccagtctggatccaaaacacctgagaagagatgatgctgaccctcagaggaccccagatgatgctaaccttgaatcaacaaacagaactaacaattattgctaaatgtgtgactgcatcatataataactattaattactaatattgatagttcatcgtctagcttactacgtcttgtattattattatttttttatttttttctaaaatcctgtcaaacgtgcacaaactactagctactactaaatattgtagaaacataattttctgtaaagttgctttgtaacgatttgtattgtaaaaagcgctatacaaataaacttgaattgaattgaattcacaGCTTTATTACCAGTTTAAAAGAGCGTGACGTGTCCAGACGCGACGCTTTGCATTTGCCCGTGCAATGTCATCGCTTCGGGAATCGGATAGTAAAATAGCTTCAAAAGTAACAGGAAAGAAGTttgtattcaaatttaaaaagcaAACACTGTAGAACCctttttatgtttcaaataaaggaTCTCATATGGGTGTATCTTCTTAATTCTGCCGATGGTTAGATTACTGATATAAAACTTACAATTTCAGTTTCAACTAACtagaaatttacttttttttctgcttaGTAGCGATCGTGGCTTTCTCTTCCACTTgatttgtgtatatattatatttaaagtaacAACGAAATACatgatcatattatttattattaataatgtgacAATATCTGTAGTTACTTTTGGTGGAGGGAAATGCTGCATACCCAGCTAGAAGTGGTAGCCTATTCTATTCTTCAAACtttctttgaatttatttatttattttttattcccaaTACGTGCACGTATACGTTTATGTTTTTATGCTTATTTCCTAAATGAGCCGAAGATTCTTTACATAGACTGAATCAGACCACTAGATGCCACTACATGCATTCAGTTTAGAGCAGCATGGATTACTTAACATCAGCATGGTCTGTCacttaaaaacattacaacaaaTTGTTGGCAGGCCACAATAATAATACCATATATTCATCATATAATGCTCTTTAGAAAATACACAGACCCTATTTTTATAAACTATAACAGTACTTCTAAgtactttttttgtgaatgttttgtgAAGTGCTCTATACTATACTAACATGAACATCAGTAAACCACAAATTGTAAAATTTTCAGTGTGGATTTCTTGGATGCTCTAAGACTATACAAAGCAAATAACGTACTACATaagcaaaaatacaataattttagtAGGCCTATATCATCGGCGTATGTTTACTTTTGACATTTGTTGGGACATAACCCCTAGACTGGAAGACTGTGTATCTTATACCGCCCAACTTTTTCTGTCCGTATGCTTAAGGGAGCTAATAAAAGCCATAGTTTCTCTTTCCGTTTGCTCTGATTTGTcaaacaccttaaaaaaaaacttcaaactcATCGATGCAACGTTGTTAAATCCTGAAGTGAACTTCTATATTAACTGTTTTGGACTGCTGTCTTGAATTGAAAAAAAGCACAGTTTTATACATAAAACGTGTTAGGTATCAATAGTAAGCTATGTCATTTCAGATGcttcaaaaattacaaaaacatccaactatttaaatgtttgatCAAAACTATTGCTAGGGACAGTTTGGCACTCGCTGGATATTGGGTAGGGACACGTCCCTGAtgtcaagaacacacacacacacacacacacacacgtatatatatataattttctaaatactgttaattgaaaggattaTTGTGGAGAGAGGGAAACTAAATTAGCCTAGCTAtaattacagtgtttattataaagcctatttctgaaagaaacaataaaacacaacttagccaatgtatttttctctttaaaaacacTAGTAGTCCTACTGTTCTTGCCAGACTGATAATCATTTACAATTGCATGGTTGTActgtaaattttaaatttaaattaaatgtatgcatttagcagttgcgactcacagtgcattcaggctattaatttttacatatcatgtgttcccggggaattgaacccccatcCTTGCGCTTtgtaacgcagtgctctaccaatttagctacaggaacactatataatatataaatataatgcccAACACAATAGTAAATGTATTGTTGTGATTCAACtaaaataccatggtaaaattaTGGTTACTATAGTAAAACCAAGTGTCAGAAAAAAAATTGGAACTGTGGAATATGTGTAATCTCATTACAAGAATGAACATTATGGTTATGTCCATTCCTAATTTAGCTTGTAATCAACAGAGTGTTAATGATGggcacacatactggtaaaaaacaattaataaaaaaaaaagcacagtaagtcgcttttgataaaaagcatctgctaaatgcataaatgtaattaatggaAAAGTCGTGTATGaattaactttattaatatttcaacttttattttttatattacaattataatcaTACAATGCTACAATAATCAAATAATCTTCCTCGTCTGGTacaaaggagaaaaagaaaaatatatttgcaaagtACTGTTATAATGACAAAAGTATCTTTGCAAAACAGTCTGTTGAGATCctacaacaaaactaaaacaatattAACATGTTGTATATGTTTAAAATAAGCATATACACAGCACCTGTATACTGTACTTAATCTGAAATCCTACCTGTTAAAACAACTGTTGGAAATGGCAGCAcattcagaaaattaaaaaaatatatgtcatGTTATCAGGCAATAAAGCAATAAAGACATGTTCTCTGCAGACAAATTTAGTCATTGTGTCGAATACCAAGTTTTGTAACAAGTCAAACAAGTTTAAGATTACACTGTTCTATTCAGATGGTCCTGTGTCAACACTACTATTGTTGCCTCCTAATTCATGACCTATGTTTTTACTTTCCTCATTTTTAGTTGCTTGTAAATACTCATTTATAATCTCAATTAATCTTTGGTTTTAAGTCCAAATTGTTTTGAGTACTAAAAGAAAGAAGAGCTGCTATTGTCACTGCTTTGGTTGTCACTATACGCTGCCAAGAATAATCTAATCCTACAAGGCATATATCTAAGAATAATTAATCCTACAAGGCATATATCCAACATGGAGAACAGACAGAAGACACACATATGAAAATGTTAGACCCAACCAAACTAAACTGAAAGGACATAGCTTATAAAGACAGGCTAACAaggagacacacctgggaactaatcaacgATTAAGGACAGACAGAAACTGGgacagaggggaaaaaacacacaagctgtgtccaaattcagggtcttcatcctccttaggatccttcctacccggttgaaggaggatgggtccgtGAAGTCTGTGTtcgtgaatttggacagcctacccttctttcagttccctcccttacccgttgttcatatcctgtcgcctagcaaccgtgacagcgccaagcaagacACGAGTGAAGAgatcatcgttctctccccggagctttataaacacttctgtctgctctttcgtccttagaagcgttaaaacagcttcaatcactaacaaataagctgtgtgtaaggggatattcacacaggcagtaaggaagaagctagtttacgaaagtaaatgttgttgctgttttttacatatacacgtacaaatgtaaaaaaaaaaaaatgcttaacgctaaaacaaaatgcctaactagaaaaccactgaaaatatatatttttgaaaagccagtttttaaaaaaaataaaaaataatactcctcccccactccgctaccgctcgcttcgtcctgccgaaaagaattatgggataggtaggacgcgaaaggatccaccacacccatccttccaattcggggaaaaggaggacgcatttgtgggccgcattttaaggatcctacgaatttggacagccttcgtcgcggcgctgtgacgtaacatccttcaaatgcgtcctccgaaggatgtagaccctgaatttggacacagctacaGACACGTCCATAGTTCTGACATTGGTAAGGTTGTAGAACtcaaaaaaaacaattctacaaATTTAagacacaaaacatttaaatgatgacTGCACAAAACTTTTGTATGAATCTACAGTaaaatattgaagaaaaaaaatagcttcgtAGAATTGACATTAATTTCAAGATGCTGCATCCATGTTTTCTTCAGAtgctgtaaaataatttattgattgatttaaaataaaattaaataattttatttttccagaatTGTAAACAAATGGCATTATCAAAAGTTAACGATATACTCACTACAAGCAGAAGAATAATCATTCTTAATGGAAGCTATaacttgaaagaaaataaaaaaaacagaagtattaatgccaattaaaaaaatgtataagtaaaATCACTGAATGATTTATCATTCACTTCAGTTCTTGTATTACCTGCTCGTCTCCTTCTGCATTTATATATGATGAGTCCAGTCCCAAACACCAAAACGAGAGCCAAAACTATCAGCACTGACGGAATCAATGATTTAAACGGTTCACTATGGTCAAATTCTGAAACAAAGATGTTAAAAAGGTCACAAACAAATTAGAAACTCGGGGATAATGggatattttatcattttaaatcattacctAAATAAATGTCCAGTTTGTTGTCCAGGCTGAGGTGTGTGACAGagcaggtgtatgtgtgtgtgtctgctctgcTGATCTCCAGACTCTTCCTCATCTGGTACGTCCCGTCATCATTGGGCAGCAGATCTCCTCCAGTGATCTCATGATCAGATACAGGCTGCCCGTCTCTGAACAGGGTCAGGTTGATGTGGCGAGGGTAAAATCCTGTTGCCAAACAACTCACACGAGACTCTCCATCTAACTTTGCTTTCTGGATTAATTTAAATCTGGGTTTTACTATACAGGGAAGGGGCAGAAAGCAGGAGATACAGTAAATGCAATTAAGGCAGTAAATCAGATCATTTTACACATTGCAGACAAAGCATATTTAGTCTTTGCTCTGATAAACCCATTTTTATGTCCTAAATATTTTAGGGCTGTCAATTAAAAaccttattttcttaattttctgcTAGATTGGAATACATACCTTTCCTGTTGACTTGATTTCCTCTCTTCTTGAGGTAATTTTTCAGTGTGTTTATGCAAGCTGGGTAGTACACATTCTCATGAAAGAACTTGGACAGTTCCAGATAAGGTTCGAGCTCCTGCTGTGTGACATACGAAGTTCCTTGATAATAAAATTTGCCATCAAGATAACAGAGTTCATCTGTGGTGAGGCCCTTGGAAGCACTCCTGGTCATCATTTGTCCTGGCTTGTCATTGTTTAACAATTCACACAGAACCATCTTTTGATGAACCTGAAGACCTGAATGGACATAACGTATAAGATTTCCCAAAGAAAGTTAGTAGCAATTAATTTCAACGACAGTAGCTTGGCTAGCAAGTTGTATAACGGCTGTTGTAGTAACTAAATACTCCATTATTACTGATAgcctacatttattattaaagttaaaatttcCAATACAGGTATTACTGTATTGGAAACAAAACTTGTGAGGTTACCAACCCACTCATAACAAGCCTGTGTTCATCACATAagtggttttagtttttttcaaattatatttcagaCCTTCTTTACTTACTGCCAGTAAGGTTACCCCCGTCCATCACAATCCACCTCTCCACAAAATCATCATACATATTTTTACTAACGGTGTGGAGATGTTGTGGGTCAATCACATTATCTTCATCCGTAGTATTTCCTCTTGGAACATATGTCCATGTCTTTGAATTAAAGAGTCCTAATACAACATCATCCAACATAAGCGTGTAACTATATTCAGGAAATAATGTGTTTCCTTTAATGTATGTTGCATGCAAACTCAGAGAATGTgaacctgtgaaaaaaaaaagtattttattatagttGTGAAATCAGCAAGCGCACTTCACTTAGTgatttaaatattgtgtaaatatgAGATTGAATTAACATGATAGAAATTGTAAAGAAAAAGTCCATGTAATATGGactaaaaaaataaacgataGGCCTATCGTTCACATGACGTATTCATCTcgacaaatgttttaaaatacattacgaGCTAACCTTTAGAGTATCCTTATTTGAAATCTTACCCTTCGAAGTAACTGCTGGAACGAACAGCACAAGCAGGATAAGAGTTATAGCCATATCCTGATATTTAACCTACCATTTTCTAATAGAAACCTCGAAACCTTAAGCGAAACTACACCATCTGTCTCGACTGGTTGTCTATTTAGACCTGCAAAATAGCTCCTCCCTTCTCGGAACTCACCTTGAAAAGAGGGTAGGCGTGGCCTAATGCCTtgtaaccatagacagtaaaagaaaccaAAACCATAGAGAACCCAAATGTTCCTGGTTCTTGAGTCTCAGGTAGGAATTGTTTGAGTGAATAATCAGCATTCCCTCCACTCTCATGGTCTGCCCACTGCtcggggtgtgtgttcacggcgTTTGTGTGCGTGAAAATGGGAGAATTCATTGATACTTTCTGCACCATTAGGCCTGTGTCTAATGGCCCaagcaaataatatttttttcaaacgaAACGAAAAGtcactttcacacacaaactcataAGCAAAAATCAAATATTGCTACCCTTTCGGTCtgtggttgtaaaaaaaaaaaaaaacagtctgcacatttatatatttaaataggaaaGAGGAAACCTGTTGGGCTACTCCTGCTGTGGTGGCAGAAGTTGATGTGTTCCAgtagattttgtttgtttgtttgatgttttggCTTTGTCCCATCCTTAAGCTTTACTGTATTTGTTtcgttacagtttttctcagtcactttggtgcatttctcaaatcagaaatgaaattctcaaaactacttgtacaacctccacatcatctagtcatttatacacatcataaaacaagtttctcattcttttgtacattcatgcaattgattacacaCATTTATCTGCAGTTTCCTACATAATCACTCGTATATCTCTGACTGTGATGTTATCCAAAACAGAGGCTTATTCAATTCAGGGAATGACAGCTcatctttaaataattttatttataagaaaatatCATGATAAAAATTGAGAGACAAACTatgaaacataaacatttttaaaatgattattatacaaATAACAATTTTATCAATACACTATATGTAATGGCTCTGTGTATTAGAGTTGTTCAGTTATGACATCAAATTGTTGGTCAAACCAAAAAATAGAATTAATCAAGACTCCTCTGGACTTTTAACAGGTattgttttatgaataaaaataaaataataaaaatgattacaacattgcttttaataattattacaattatataaattacaAGAATTACCTTAATTAAGAAAACtgacttttttatgattttaagtttgaaggaTACAATATGTCACactataaaaatacatacaaataaattaataaaaaaaatagtaggctagtTAGTGTATTATTGTCTCAAAATATCTACATGTGAAACtttttttcaactttctatttaggtcagcaaaaaaaaaaaaaaaaaatctaattgataTTGACTGACAAGAATTGAAGACATAATTATAGTGGGAACTGTAGTAATGTACATTTACTGATTGAATATGCCAAATTAGGAAAGGAGTGAACAAGATttactgaaaaagaaaaggaagaaaaagaaaccaTTATGACACTTTGCCAGAACATATTTTTGTCTGCtgtataaaaaatgtttcatgacattgacataaatgttgtgtccacaaatgaaatataatatttaatgagtGTACAATGATGACAAAATCCTAAACTTACTATAATTCACCTAATTTTATTCAGTGCTCTATATTAAACTAAACTACCAAAAGCAATATTAACCATATTTAATAGAAAGGAagattgtttgtttaaaatcattAACGTTCATTATTTGTATGTATACTCATATATCAGTTCTTGTCATTCCTGCACATCAACACATGCAGAGCCACATCAACATCAGAGCTAAAACTGTCAGAACCAATCAACCACAGACTGAGAGATTGACCTGAGTACGATTATGTCTTGATTATGTTGTATGACCTTATCATTACCTCAGGTGATGTCCAGTTTGTTGTCCAGACAAAGGTGTGTTAAActttagctttgttttttttaatgacttcagctccttattttataaattaatgtttcTTTATTATATACAACCGATAATTTGCTATTAAAGATCTGAACATCTAGTGTTAAATGGTTCACAGTTCATCAGGAAATCACTCAACAATTAAGCTTATGAGTTTAAATTATGTGAAATACATTTCCACAAAGGCCCAGAATGCACAGGGGACCTGAGGGACATAAATTCACCCCCCGCACTTTTTCAGTCAATTGTGTTCACGTAGACATTTTCAAGGGCAACTGTGAATGAAATGAGATTTAAATTCAAAAAGACAACAGTGTTAAGTACTCTAATACATGTTTCATATACTCAAAGCCAGAGGGTGCTCTCACGCAGAATGTCCCAAACTTTTCTGaacattacaataaattttaACAATTAAGTACACATACACAAGAAATAAGAGCAATCTCGATCTTTAAGACACTatgtaagagaaaaaaaaaaagaaaattagaaaaaagaaaaaaaaacatacatatgcaCAACTAAACAATAATTATGATCTGTTTTCCTTTGAATAGAATCAAGGACTACAGTGAGGGAAAAGAGAGTGATTAACATTTCTTTGAACAAAAAAAAGGAACTAATATCAGACCAAAATCTAAAAGACAAATCACAATTACAAAACAAAAGAGACAAGTCTTACTCATTTGCTATACAGAAAATACAACAAATTGTCAATGAATTCAATAATTTCAATTGAAGTTTTTAGAATTGGTGATTTAAACAACACTTTTATGGTCTGTGTTAAAATTTCAGAATAGCAATTGAAATATTCTTATATTTAAAGTGCAGAAAGGCGCTTTCAAATTGACAGATTGTGTTAAATTAAAAAGATTTGTGCAGACCACAACATAAAAACTAACCATTTTGAACTCTTTGACATTTGAATCCTCACATTTTACTCTTGACATCTGAtatctttattatctttcatCATAAAGATCTGTCAGAGCTCATTTTTTCAtggtttgaaaatgttgatccatgTAGCTTcaagttattatatttaatttgattattttgctgTTTCTTGTTCTGCAGATgctgaaaaaaagtttaatcaaTGATCTGAATATgcaaaaagataataaaattcaattaatatacttaaaaaaaaaaagtttaaacaattTACTTACTAGAAGCAGCAAAATCAAAAGGGTGTTATTCATAAAAATCAAGTATTTTA containing:
- the LOC113083238 gene encoding zinc-alpha-2-glycoprotein-like is translated as MAITLILLVLFVPAVTSKGSHSLSLHATYIKGNTLFPEYSYTLMLDDVVLGLFNSKTWTYVPRGNTTDEDNVIDPQHLHTVSKNMYDDFVERWIVMDGGNLTGSLQVHQKMVLCELLNNDKPGQMMTRSASKGLTTDELCYLDGKFYYQGTSYVTQQELEPYLELSKFFHENVYYPACINTLKNYLKKRGNQVNRKVKPRFKLIQKAKLDGESRVSCLATGFYPRHINLTLFRDGQPVSDHEITGGDLLPNDDGTYQMRKSLEISRADTHTYTCSVTHLSLDNKLDIYLEFDHSEPFKSLIPSVLIVLALVLVFGTGLIIYKCRRRRAVIASIKNDYSSACTSEENMDAAS